gtgtgtgtgtgtgtatacatacatatatttatacatatatatatatatatatatatatatatatatatatatatatatatatatatatatatatatatatataatatatatatatatatatatatatatttatatatacatgtatatacataaacatatttgtgtatatatatatatatatatatatatatatatatatatatatatatatatgtgtgtgtgtgtgtgtgtgtgtgtgtgtgtgtgtgtgtgtgtgtgtgtgtgtgtgtgtgtgtgtgtgtgtgtgtgtgtgtgtgcatacatatatttatataagtatatatatgtatatgtatatgtatatatatatatatttatttatttatttatttatttatctatataaatacatatatgtatatatatatttacatatacatgtatatatataaacatatttttgtatatatatatatatatatatatatatatatatatatatatatatatatatatatatatatatatatatatatatatatatatatgtatatatgtgtgtgtgtgtgtgtgtgtgtgtgtgtgtgtgtgtgtgtgtatgttcctctctctctctgtgtctctctctcacctctctcacgctctctctctgtctctctctttctctctctctctctctctctctctctctctctctctctctctctctctctctctctctctctctctctctctctctctctcacacacacacacacacacacacacacactcaatcacgcactcactctctctctctctccttttttctttttctgtccctcttaGAAAATTCCTTactatatgttctctctctctctctctctctctctctctctctctctctctctctctctctctctctctctctctctctctctctctctctctctctctctcttcacccactTTATTAGGCTCTCTCTGTGTACcatatattgtttatttgttttgaacCATGTCTTATTCACCAGCTATCAAATCAATGAACGATAATCAATTAACACAGTGCGCACAGCGCATGGAAAAAGTTGATGCACGCGATTTAGTTAGCCAACGTTTTTTTGAGGGAGCGGCTATATACGTTAACTATAAAATCCTTCCTTTTTGCCTCCGAGAAAGTGATTTGATATAGCTCAATTATGAACGTTTCCTGTCTGCTCTAGTAAGTATGAAGTTAGATAATCGAAAATGTTTCAAACCGTTAAAGGACTTTTATGGTCGTAAGGATTAAAATGATTATGGGGCTAGAATTTTTGAAAACTAAaccttttttgttttagttttttacaAGCTGATATCCTAAATGcaaatttgttgttatttttgtgctCCTGTTAACAAAATCCGACAGTCTCCCAGGTTGTTTGAAGGGAAATAATATCTAATCACACTTGATGGAGGCTTTATTTTGATATAACAATTCTGGCAAAAAGAAcatcattccattatcattatttatgtatttttccttGAAGGAAATAAATCCATCACTTTAGATGTAACTAAGATAGTACAGGGTATATAGAAAGGTCCGGTCATTCACATTACTCAACATTTCACAATAGAGTCAGCAAATATGTAGATCAAAACGTTAGTCCAACGTTTGCTTGAAGACCGTTTGCGAAAGGGCAACCTAGATCAGTGAAACTTGTCGCAGAACTGTAGCTTAGACAATGCTGTTTCTGGTTGACAGAGGCGGGCCTTGCCCAGTTTCGAGAGTCTATAGGAAATGCTCTGTGGGTGATGAACTGGTGCCATTTGTCCCGAGTGAGGGAAGTGCCCGTTCGAAACAGTTAGTGGAACGAAACGCAGAGGGACTAGCTTGTACTTGAGGAACTTATTTGGCCTGGGATGAACAGCGTGGATTGGATGATGAACAGTTTGCACTGGGTGAGGAACAATTTGCATTGGGTGATGAACAGTTTGGATTGGGTGATGCGCAGTTAGGATTGGGTGATGAAAAGTTTGGATTGGATAATGAAGAGTTTGGAGTGGGTAATGAACAGTGTGATGGTAGTGTTGGTTATATTTCTGGCAGTTATTTGAATGATGACAAGGACGATGTGCAGGATGAGAGCAAGGCCTGGGTCTGGGTTTTAGTGGCTTGGGAGGAGAGATTTTCGGGTGAGAATGACATTTGCTCGGCTGTGGAACTGGCTCGAATGGTAGTTGGGTGATTTCGGGATATAAGGCTGGATGTTTGGTTGTATGGCAAGGTAAGggtggttttgtgtttgtttggcaaGGTAAGAGTAGATTGGTGGTTGTTTGTGGAGGTAAGAGTGGATCTGTGATTGTTTGGGAAGGTAAGAGTGGATCTGTGATTGTTTGGGAAGGTAAGAGTGGATTGGTGGTTGTTTGTGAAGGCAAGAGTGGATTTGTGGTTGTTTGGGAGGGTAAGAGTGGATTGTTGGTTGCTTGGGAAGGAAATTGAGGATCAATGGTTGTttgggaaggaaagaatggattGGCGGTTGTTTCGGAAGATAAGGGTGTAGTGCTGGTTGTTGCCTCGGTAGTGGTTGTGAAGGACGGTTCCCTCGTGATTTCTGCAATAAGAGAAGAGTTAAGCGTATCCCCGTCATCAGGTACGCCATCTTGAGAAAACTCCGCTCCTAAACTAGGTATAAGCCCTGGCAGTTTGATTCCTAGGTCATCGTCGGCAGTGTCCATGTCCAGCTCACTTACGGAGCGACGAGACCAGCCAGCGAGGGACCTTGCAACTCTGGGGTCCGCCAAAGCCAAAGTCGCAAGCCAGGATAGTGCCAATAACTGAAACGATGAACCCCAGTAAAATAGTTATTTGGAGGATTATATGATACAAGACATTTACTGAACATTTTAACACGACTGTGTAACTTGAAATTCATTAGGACCTGTATAACGACATGCGTACGCCACACGTATTCCCAATTCTATTATTAAAAGCCAATGTAACTTACAGTCCTCGGCAACATCTTGGACCTTTCTTCGCGCATCAGCATTTCGGAATGACAAAACCAAAGATCCCACCTTCACTTTTATCCTCTTAAAACACAGCACGATAACCTGTTGACCAAACATGGAGTAATGAGCGACAGGAATGCTTCGAATCGGCCAACAAACAGGGGCTTGACTTGGACACGTGCTCAGTGTGTAAGCAAGAACATTTTCGTCAGCATTCGTCATGGACAACTTAAAAGGCGTTCATTAGTTAACAATTGAAAGTAACCattaaaacaaacgaaaagaccACAAATTGGGCATATTCCTTATACTAATAAATGCACTtgtagtgtgtgcatatatatatatatatatatatatatatatatatatatatatatatatatatatagacttattcatatatatacatatatgtgtatgtatatgcatatatgtatgtgtatatatatgtacatatatatatatatatatatatatatatatatatatatatatatatatatatgtatgtatgtatgtatatacatacatacatatatatatatatatatatatatatatatatatatatatatatatatttatatatatttctctcgctttctctctctctctctctctcgctctctctctctcgctctctctctctctctcgctctctcgctctctctctctctctctctctctctctctccctctctctccctctctctctctctctctctctctctctctctctctctctctctctctctctctctctctctctctctctctctctctctctctctctctctcattctctctctctctctctctctctctttctctacacacacgcacacacaaacacacacacacacacacacacacacacacacacacacacacacaaatataaatatatatatatatatatatatatatatatatatatatatatatatatatacatattcatttatcaatatatatatgtatatgtatatacacatatatacataaatatatatgcatgtatatatatatttatatatatgtatgtatgtatttatacacgtatatatgtatatgtatatatacatcctcacacacacacacgcgcacacacacacacacacacacacacacacacacacacacacacacacatatatatatatatatatatatatatatatatatatatatatatatatatatatgtatatatatatatatgcatacacacacatacacacacacatacatgcatacacacacacacacgcacacacacacacacacacacacacacacacatatatatatatatatatatatatatatatatatatatatatatatacatatatatatatatatatatatatatgtatatatatgtatacatatacatttatatgtatatatatatacatatatatatgtgtgtgtgtgtgtgtgtgtgtgtgtgtgtgtgtgtgtgtgtgtgtgtgtgtgtgtgtgtgtgtgtgtgtgtgtatatatatatatatatatatatatatatatatatatatatatatatgtgtgtgtgtgtgtgtgtgtgtgtgtgtgtgtgtgtgtgtgtgtgtgtgtgtgtgtgtgtttatatatatatatatatatatatatatatatatatatatatacatatgtatatatatatatatatatgtgtatatatatatattatatatatatatatatatatatatatatgcatatatatatatatatcacatacacacacacacgcgcgcgcgcacaaacacacacgcacacatatgataataataataataataataataataataataatgattattattattattattattattattattattattattattattattattataataagcatAATATGTAGTAAAGAGGAGAAATCGGAGCtggtggagaggagaaggtaaaTGTGTTGAAATGAAAATGAGTAAGAAATTAAAGAAGGGGGCGAAAGACCcttgcatatataaaatatatatttacatttcacgGTTATAAGTGTAGTTCGGGTGAGGGGAGTAAGTTGTATTCAAATCATATGTTACTGTAGTGCTGGCGGTTAATGAACATTGAAATAGTAAAAGTTAACGTAAAAAACTCTTTTTTGAGCAAATTTtcgcattatttttcttttgtctggattgttttttgttgtttaaaGATAACTAGGTGGCAAAAAGAAGGAGTAAGTGAAAAAAGCACACTTCACTTAATTAtatctatattgttttttattcattttgttatttttaaagtCTTTAAAATAATATATGGTGATTTTTGTTATATGGTGATTTTTTTAActagtttttttatatttttatcttattttttattgcagtatttttatttatttttattcatctttattttatctatttgtttattttattttatttgtttattttaatttattttattttattttatgttattttcatttatttttatttattttttattgtagtatttttatttatttccagtgcagacagagacagagatgaggagTTCCAGCATGACAGATTGGTGACGAAGGGGAAATCAAACGAGATAGGAGGATAAGAGCAGATGTGGTGAGAGAACAGGTGACGTGAGTAAAGGGGGAAttgggataaaaaataataataataataaaaaagcggtGTAAGAAAAACATACGTGGAGAAATAGATCCTGTGACAGCTTGGTCTGACGGGCAAGAGAGTGGGAGACGAAAAGGGAGCATGATGCATACTCCAATAACAGGACATATGATAACAGATACATACACTAATAACAGGACATAatggtaagtaaaaaaaaaaaaaaaaaaaaaaaaaaaaaaaaaaacagacaaacaaagagcgtGACAAAGGAACAAAATGGTTACAGCAATGATGCGGGTGTTGCACTATGATGGCCATGCTACAATTCCCAGTGGAAACGATAAGGTGGAGAGTGATtgaaattataaaacaataaaagcagtTGAGTTGGCCTGAAGCTGACAAATTAAGGAGATTAAGAAGACGAAGCtgacaaatagagaaatagaaaaacaaacgagAACATGGTATAtattgagttttgtgtgtgtgtggatatatatatatatatatatatatatatatatatatatatatatatatatatatatacatatatatatatatatatatatatttgtatatatatatatatatatatatatatatatatatatatatatatatatgtatacatatatatatatatatatatatatatatatatatatatatatatatatatatatatatatatatgtatatgcatatacatatgcacacacacacacacacacacacacacacacacacacacacacacacacacacacacatatatatatatatatatatatatatatatatatatatatatatatatatatatatatatatatatatatatatacatatatatatacatatatatacatatatatatatatatatatatatatatatatatatatatatatatatatatatatatatatacatatatatatatatatatatatatatatatatatatatatatatatatatatatatatatatatatatatatatatatatatatatatgtatatgtgtgtgtgtgtgtgtgtgtgtgtgtgtgtgtgtgtgtgtgtgtgtgtgtgtgtgtatgtatgtatatatgtatatatatatatatatatatatatgtgtgtgtgtgtgtgtgtgtgtgtgtgtgtgtgtgtgtgtgtgtgtgtgtgtgtgtgtgtgtgtgtgtgtgtgtgcgtgtgcgtgtgcgtgtgcgtgtgcgtgtgcgtgtgcgtgtgcgtgtgcgtgtgcgtgtgcgtgtgcgtgtgcgtgtgcgtgtgtgtgtgtgaatgtacatatatacatgtgtgtgtgtgtgtgtgtgtgtgtgtatacatatatgtgtgtgtgtatgtctgtttatctgtgtatatatatgtgtgcgtttttgtgtgtatatagatatagatatgtatgtatatatacatttttttcatatcttattgtcgctgttttcattttcatatatatactatacatatatacacatgcatacgtacatatatatctatctacgtgtctatctacctatctatacgatttttttatttctcattgtaACTgttttcatcttatatatatacatatacacatatacatttatacacatatatatatatatatatatatatatatatatatatatatatatatatatatgtgtgtgtgtgtgtgtgtgtgtgtgtgtgtgtgtgtgtgtgtgtgtgtgtgtgtgtgtgtgtgtgtgtgtgtgtgtgtgtgtgtgtgtgtgtgtgtgtgtgtgtgtgtgtgtgtgtgtgtgtgtgtgcgtgcgtgtacatatatattttttgatatctTAGGCCAcagctatttcttcttcttctttttcttcttcttcttcgtcttgaatggcgggcaagtctggtgataatgaaatttcggcgggagagtaaaaaaaaatccccagttccaagacaagtgtacctcctcccttcgaaagatcagaagcaaaggaatgtatccgttccagccccacctggacgAAGTACAATTTTGACTTAcaagaagtcttcgaggagttggatgaaacagacaaagaattctttggaaatcaaaatcaaaaatattcacgataggcaatagacatgacatgacgcatgggagtaaggtatttccgccaaatatattttgtttttgttttgatgacgggAGAAATTATACCATACTCAATGAATATTAGAAAAATTgatttatagttatttttttgctatttcttccgcggacgtcacaatatcggctattcaagaaaaacacacacacacaatatataaatatgtgtatatatatatatatatatatatatatatatatatatatatatatatatatatatatatatatttatatacatatatacatacatacacacacagccacacacacacacacacacacacacacacacacacacacacacacacacacacacacacacacacacacacacatatatatatatatatatatatatatatatatatatatatatatatatatatatacatatatatgtatatatatatatacataaatatttatgttagtgtgtgtgtgtgtgcgtgtgtgtgtgtgtgtgtgtgtgtgtgtggatttatgtgtgtgtatatgtgtgtgtgtgtgtgtgtctgtgtttgtatgtatgtatgtatgtatgtatgtatgtatgtatgtatgtatgtatatatatatatatatatatatatatatatatcgatagatagatagatagatagatagttagatatatacacatacacacatatatatatatatatatatatatatatatatatatatatatatatatatatttacacatatatatatatatacacacacactcacatatatatatatatatatatatatatatatatatatatatatatatatatatatatatatatatttatatgtatatgtatatatatatatatatatatatatatatatatatatatatgtacatatatatgcaaacacatatgtatatatttatatgtgtgtgtgtgtgtgtgtgtgtattggactTGTCTTAAAGGTTCCTGTTATTTTCAAAGTGTACGCGGATTCCGTGCATAAAGGATTTGTTATCCCTCCCGTGGCTTTTCGACTTACCATGTCTTACTTCTTACTGAAGAACCTGACAATGGCGACCTTGCCAGGAGCAGACAGTCAGTTGCCACAGTGATAATCCACATGTGATTACCTGATGGAGACAGAGATAATCGGCCTCAAAGGAAAAACATTTCTGCACTATATCTGGGAACAAGAGAAAATACGGCGTGGTGAGCTGCAGCAGTACTATGCAACAGCAGAAGGCGATGATGCGGGCGCAGAAGGATCGGCGgcgacaggaggtcaaggaacaAAAATCAGAGACAAGACCAGGATGAGGGCCCTTGCTGGCTAGTGTATACTGTCAGGggttctcgccttctcttccccaGTTTGTCGACGGTTGAGACAACATTGACTAGTTGCGGAGATTTGAGAACTGGATTACACAGGCAGAATTCCCTCGTAAACACTATTCTGCCATATTAGTTTGTACCTTGAGGCATGTGACGTGTCGACGATTAATAGCACGAACCAAGGTGCATCTACTAGCCAGTCCAGTCCAAGAGTCACGTCGATGtcatgaagagagaaggagaggttctACATTCGATCACGCGACCTCCGCCCCCACGATGCTTCCGATACTCCTGATGCAACCATACTGGTCATTGAGTGGTAATGTGCCCCTTCGTACAACAGAAGAGTGGCACAGATCGCCCCTGAGAGCGGCCGTATACAGCTCGTTCCGCGGACGCCGAAGCAGAGGAGCTGGGAATGGACGATGTCATGTACGAAGCCTGACAAGATCCCATATGGAGAGCAGACCCAACAGAAATCGACAGACTATGGGACCTCCATAGATTATCGGAGCGGCATGCAGTATACCCCAGGAGAAAACTACCCGTGATTTTGTGCGCTGGAATTGGAGCCACCACAGCCAAGTGCAGACTGACTTTAGTGAAAGGCCGAGTTGGGTGTAAGAAGGTCAACGTTCTTCGTGGCACCGGCTGCACCACTGTAATAGTAAAAGCTGCTTATGTAAAGGACAGTGAATACACAGGGAGGCCTGTCAGGATAAGGTTGTTGGACAACACGGCCAAAGGGCGCAGCCAGTGAGAATATGGGTTGACACCCCATACCTAAAGATGGTCTCTGCACGCCCAACCTCATCGCTGAACTCATTATCGGAGAAATCCCGGGTTCTGGGCTGCCAGAGCAGACAGGCCAAATGGCAGGTGCTGTTATGACCAGGGCAGCCACGAGAAGGCAGCAAGAGACATTGAGGACCCCTACAAACTCGCCATGCACCTTGCTGAATAAGGCCCAGCTGATCGAGCAGCGGCACCTTGACACCTTACTGAACAAATTTAGGAGGCTCACAAAAGTtcgaggaagaggacgacgtgaGATATGGTACGAGACTGTCAATGACATCCTTTTTCGTGTCGTAAGGTATCCAAGACGGGAATGTGAGCAACCACTTCGACAAATTGTTGTGGACGTAGCTCATTGTTCTCTCTTCTTAAAAACAACCGAGGGAGGAGATACAAAAAGCAAACATAATAGAGATATCATAAATTCTTTCTTCTTCAGATAAAACTGCATATAAAGAAATAAGTCTcgagtattatgatcattaaatgTCCGAAAGTTCTGTATTTTCTTCCATAATATGAGCGAAAATGCGAGGTTCTCAGCTTCCATCACAAGAGGGGGCAACACCTCCAGCCATTGCCCGTCCATGAGTCAGTCTTGTGTGCCTAATTCTCAAACTACTTGTCGGTTTGCCTAACTGCTTTCCCCCTAATTGCCAGTCATTTCTTAGTATTCATATGTTTTTCTCCAAGAGAATATTAAGGCATTACAGTTCATGCTATAAAGTGACATTTTTCATCTGCTCTGGGCATGAATAAAGACAATCTTTAGTATCTTTCTTTAGTATTTGTCTATTTCAAATATAAGTAAACTTGATctttatttctgaaaaaaaatccttatcatcTATCTAAATATAGTTAATAAATCTATTATCTGTCTACCGTTGTCCAAAACATAAAAGCGAGTAAAATACCTTTAAATCaacccttatcataatcatttattgtttatcttttacaATATCCAGGCTTGCATTAGTTCTCACGGTTGCGGGCCACGGAAAGCGTTGTCTTATTCGTTATCTGAAAACATGCGCAGATAGGAGTTAGGGCAGTgagttaaatatatatgtgtgtctctgtgtattattattattattatcattactattaccattacacgcacaaacacacacacacacatacacacacacacacacacacatacacacacacacacacacacacacacacacacacacacagatatatacatacatatatacatacatatatatatatatatatatatgtgtgtgtgtgtgtgtgtgtgtgtgtgtgtgtgtgtgtatgtatgtgtgagcatatatgtatatatgtaaatatatatttatatatatatctatatatatgtgtttgtgtgtgtgtgcatgtgtatgtgtatgtgtgtttgagtgtgtgtgtgtgtatgtgtgtgtgtgtgtgtgtgtgtgtgtatgtatgtatgtgtgtgtgtgtatatatatatatatatatatatatatatatatatgtatgtatatatatatatatatatatatatatatatatatgtgtgtgtgtgtgtgtgtgtgtgtgtgtgtgtgtgtgtgtgtgtgtgtgtgtgtgtacttgtagaAGTGAAACACAGCAATATCAGTAAGGACTAACACTGCTTCTTGCACCATTCGCAGAAACATAGTAGGAGCAAGACCATTTTTCTACatgcactcactcgcacacacctATACtcccgtacacacaaacacacgcacatcttATTCAGAGGAATTTCCAAAATCTGGAGGATTTTCATATTCAGCGTCGTCCGTGTAGTCACTCCCAGGTTCATCCGCGTAGTCATGCCCCTGCGCGTACCCTGAAGGACTTGGTTCTTCGGGGGCGTCTTGGTTATCTGGCATGAGGAGGAAGTAGGACGTGGATCCATGGCCGCCGTAAGGGGTGGATCCATGGCCGCCGTAAGGGGTGGATCCATGGCCGCCGTAAGGGGTGGATCCATGACCACCGTAAGGGGTCGCCGGAGGGGGTTCCAGGTAGTAAGGcgaggagggtgaagaaaaggagatgctaggtggcgcagagggagggggttcgggaagtgttttgaagtttaccgtaggtggcgcagagggagggggtgcgggaagtgttctgaagtttaccgtaggtggcgcagagggagggggtgcgggaagtgttctgaagtttaccgtaggtggcgcagagggagggggtgcgggaagtgttctgaagtttaccgtaggtggcggaTAGTGAGTTGCGGGTGATGGATAGTGAATCACAGGTGGTGGAGGAGGCTGCACTATAGGtggtggaagatgcatcataggtggtggaagatgtatcataggtggtggtggtgggggctgCATTACAGGAGGTGGAatatgcatcataggtgatggaaaatgcatcataggtggtggaagatgcatcataggtggtggGGGCTGCATTACAGGtggtggaagatgcatcataggtggtggGGGCTGCATTACAGGtggtggaagatgcatcataggtggtggAGGATGCATTACGGGtggtggaagatgcatcataggtggtggGGGCTGCATTACAGGtggtggaagatgcatcataggtggtggAGGATGCATTACGGGtggtggaagatgcatcataggtggtggGGGCTGCATTACAGGtggtggaagatgcatcataggtggtggAGGATGCATTACGGGtggtggaagatgcatcataggtggtggGGGCTGCATTACAGGTGGTGGAAGATGAATCATAGGTGGTGGGGGCTGCATTACAGGTGGTGGGAGATGCATCATAGGtaatggaagatgcatcataggtgatgggaAATGCATCATAGGTGGTGGTGGCTGCATTACAGGTGGTGggagatgcatcataggtggtggaagatgcatcataggtggtggAGGATGCATTGCAGGtggtggaagatgcatcataggtgatggaagatgcatcataggtgatggaagaggcATCATAGGTGGTGGGGGTTGTACCATGGGTGGATGAAATTGTGTGAATAAGTGGGGTACTGCAAATGGAGCATAAGGGGCATGGGGCACCATACTTGGAGGAAGGTGTACATGAGGTGGAGGATAAGGGGCGTGGGGCACTAAAGCTGGAGGAAAGTGTACATGGGGTACA
This genomic stretch from Penaeus vannamei isolate JL-2024 chromosome 28, ASM4276789v1, whole genome shotgun sequence harbors:
- the LOC138867181 gene encoding soluble scavenger receptor cysteine-rich domain-containing protein SSC5D-like; translated protein: MLMREERSKMLPRTLLALSWLATLALADPRVARSLAGWSRRSVSELDMDTADDDLGIKLPGLIPSLGAEFSQDGVPDDGDTLNSSLIAEITREPSFTTTTEATTSTTPLSSETTANPFFPSQTTIDPQFPSQATNNPLLPSQTTTNPLLPSQTTTNPLLPSQTITDPLLPSQTITDPLLPPQTTTNLLLPCQTNTKPPLPCHTTKHPALYPEITQLPFEPVPQPSKCHSHPKISPPKPLKPRPRPCSHPAHRPCHHSNNCQKYNQHYHHTVHYPLQTLHYPIQTFHHPILTAHHPIQTVHHPMQIVPHPVQTVHHPIHAVHPRPNKFLKYKLVPLRFVPLTVSNGHFPHSGQMAPVHHPQSISYRLSKLGKARLCQPETALSKLQFCDKFH
- the LOC138867182 gene encoding uncharacterized protein, with product MGLKAVAILSVILATTSAAPFAKPGYHSYAYGSSGGGTSPPAPPHSFVAPPPPPSSYVAPPPPPRSYVTPPPPPRSYVVSPPPPYGYSHGHEPNGHIVLFKSHSPITPPLAPMHGIFHSHHFGHFPVHAPYPPPVPHVHFPPALVPHAPYPPPHVHLPPSMVPHAPYAPFAVPHLFTQFHPPMVQPPPPMMPLPSPMMHLPSPMMHLPPPAMHPPPPMMHLPPPMMHLPPPVMQPPPPMMHFPSPMMHLPLPMMHLPPPVMQPPPPMIHLPPPVMQPPPPMMHLPPPVMHPPPPMMHLPPPVMQPPPPMMHLPPPVMHPPPPMMHLPPPVMQPPPPMMHLPPPVMHPPPPMMHLPPPVMQPPPPMMHLPPPVMQPPPPMMHLPPPMMHFPSPMMHIPPPVMQPPPPPPMIHLPPPMMHLPPPIVQPPPPPVIHYPSPATHYPPPTVNFRTLPAPPPSAPPTVNFRTLPAPPPSAPPTVNFRTLPAPPPSAPPTVNFKTLPEPPPSAPPSISFSSPSSPYYLEPPPATPYGGHGSTPYGGHGSTPYGGHGSTPYGGHGSTSYFLLMPDNQDAPEEPSPSGYAQGHDYADEPGSDYTDDAEYENPPDFGNSSE